From the Pseudoalteromonas tunicata genome, one window contains:
- a CDS encoding phosphoribosyltransferase — MSDKRYITAQQLLEDSFRVAAQVYEDGFRPDFIIGIWRGGAPIGIAVQEYYDFKGVETDHIAVRTSSYYGINQQSKDIKVHGLHYIIENANANNSLLIVDDVFDSGRSIYALKEKLKELMRLNMPADVRVACPYYKPKNTKVDMKPDYFIHESDEWLVFPHELSGLTPDEIISGKTDLTNIQHLLVK, encoded by the coding sequence ATGTCAGATAAACGTTATATCACAGCTCAGCAACTACTTGAGGATTCGTTCCGTGTTGCCGCACAGGTTTATGAAGATGGTTTCCGCCCAGATTTCATTATTGGTATTTGGCGTGGCGGTGCACCAATTGGCATCGCAGTACAAGAATATTACGATTTTAAAGGCGTTGAGACAGATCATATTGCGGTACGTACGTCGTCTTATTATGGTATTAACCAGCAATCTAAAGACATTAAAGTGCATGGTTTGCATTACATCATTGAAAACGCCAATGCGAATAACTCATTGCTGATTGTTGATGATGTATTTGATTCAGGTCGCAGTATTTATGCGTTAAAAGAAAAACTGAAAGAATTAATGCGTTTAAATATGCCAGCAGACGTGCGTGTTGCTTGCCCATATTACAAACCAAAAAATACTAAAGTGGATATGAAGCCTGACTACTTTATTCATGAGTCAGATGAATGGTTAGTCTTTCCACATGAATTATCGGGTTTAACGCCAGACGAAATTATTTCAGGTAAAACTGATTTAACGAATATTCAGCATTTGTTAGTAAAGTAA
- a CDS encoding amidohydrolase — MTLYKLIAASLLLGSSFSALAEFELIHNVKGYTLTRQGDLKTFSTLVFKDGKVVRTGDEGLLKSYSQAKKIDGKQHVLLPGLIDAHGHVIGLGQNLVQLELRNTRSKAEIGEQLSRFAQDKSGWIIGRGWNQENWPTKQFPTAADLDKYVSDRPVILSRVDGHAVWVNSKAMALAGINSNTKAPAGGEILRLANGEPSGIFIDKAEELIRVHQPKPSKEQLNAALDAAGKHLLALGITSVHDAGIDYPTWQIYKERDAAHTMPMRIFAMLSAADPKLETMLQAGVYKDQQDFLSIRSVKIYADGALGSRGAALIDDYADRPGHKGLMLESQEKLEQLFELSFKYGFSANTHAIGDMANHTVLDAYENTFKKTGGKLLRNRIEHAQIVTPADIPRFKSLGIIPSMQPVHATSDMHMAEQRLNAMQLQGAYAWQSFLNQGSKVAAGSDFPVELANIFDGLYAAITRMDHNQQPELGWRNNEALSRKDAFKAFSLDAAYAAHQEFKLGSLEQGKWADFILIDQDIFTIDAADIYKTQVLETWLAGEQKYKR, encoded by the coding sequence ATGACACTATACAAACTGATTGCTGCCAGCTTATTACTTGGCAGCAGTTTTTCGGCATTAGCCGAATTTGAACTTATTCATAACGTTAAGGGTTACACCCTCACCCGCCAAGGTGATCTTAAAACGTTTTCAACACTCGTCTTTAAGGATGGCAAAGTGGTGCGAACTGGAGATGAAGGCTTATTAAAAAGTTACAGCCAAGCAAAAAAAATTGATGGCAAACAACACGTACTGTTACCTGGCTTAATTGATGCCCATGGTCATGTCATTGGTTTGGGGCAAAACTTAGTGCAACTTGAGCTACGCAATACCCGCTCAAAAGCCGAAATTGGTGAGCAGTTAAGCCGTTTTGCCCAAGATAAATCTGGCTGGATTATTGGCCGTGGTTGGAATCAAGAAAACTGGCCAACAAAACAATTTCCAACAGCAGCTGACTTGGACAAATACGTGAGCGATCGCCCTGTTATTTTATCGCGTGTTGATGGCCATGCGGTGTGGGTCAATAGCAAAGCGATGGCACTTGCAGGCATTAACTCAAACACTAAAGCCCCTGCCGGCGGCGAGATTTTACGTTTAGCCAATGGGGAGCCAAGTGGTATTTTTATTGATAAAGCCGAAGAGCTTATTCGTGTTCATCAACCAAAACCAAGTAAAGAGCAGTTAAATGCGGCACTTGATGCGGCAGGTAAACACTTGCTAGCGCTGGGTATTACCTCAGTACATGATGCGGGCATTGATTACCCAACATGGCAAATATACAAAGAACGCGATGCGGCGCACACTATGCCGATGCGTATTTTTGCCATGCTAAGCGCTGCCGATCCTAAACTTGAAACCATGCTCCAAGCTGGTGTTTATAAAGATCAACAAGACTTCTTGTCGATTCGTAGTGTCAAAATCTATGCCGATGGGGCTTTAGGTAGCCGAGGCGCTGCATTGATTGATGATTACGCCGACCGCCCAGGTCACAAAGGGTTAATGCTCGAAAGCCAAGAAAAGCTTGAGCAATTGTTTGAGCTCAGTTTTAAATATGGTTTTAGCGCCAATACCCATGCTATCGGCGATATGGCCAACCATACCGTGCTGGATGCCTACGAAAATACCTTTAAAAAAACCGGCGGCAAATTACTGCGCAATCGCATTGAACATGCTCAAATTGTCACCCCAGCTGATATTCCGCGCTTTAAAAGCTTAGGAATTATTCCCTCAATGCAACCTGTTCATGCCACATCCGATATGCACATGGCAGAACAACGCCTTAATGCCATGCAATTACAAGGCGCGTACGCATGGCAAAGTTTTTTAAATCAGGGCTCAAAAGTAGCGGCAGGCTCAGACTTCCCGGTTGAACTGGCCAATATTTTTGATGGTTTGTATGCTGCAATTACGCGCATGGATCACAACCAACAACCCGAACTTGGCTGGCGCAATAACGAAGCGCTCAGTCGTAAAGATGCGTTTAAAGCCTTTAGCCTAGATGCAGCCTATGCAGCGCATCAAGAGTTTAAATTAGGTTCACTTGAACAAGGAAAATGGGCTGATTTTATTTTGATTGATCAAGATATTTTTACCATTGATGCGGCCGATATTTATAAAACCCAAGTACTTGAAACCTGGTTAGCTGGTGAGCAAAAATATAAACGATAA
- a CDS encoding YgjV family protein — MSWEYLGYLASVLLVASLMMSNVTKLRWLNLAGCIAFTFYGVAITAWPVAITNGLLSLVNIYHLYKLHRYQHEQVS, encoded by the coding sequence ATGAGCTGGGAATATTTAGGTTATTTAGCATCAGTATTATTAGTCGCCTCATTAATGATGAGCAACGTCACAAAGCTACGTTGGTTAAACTTAGCGGGCTGTATTGCATTTACTTTTTATGGTGTGGCTATTACTGCGTGGCCGGTGGCAATCACCAATGGATTACTCTCTTTGGTTAATATTTACCACCTTTATAAATTGCATCGTTATCAACATGAGCAAGTCAGTTAA
- a CDS encoding Crp/Fnr family transcriptional regulator, with product MFQYHFSSNLVEQLLSFAGNSFNQEKEKTLLHQGQPFTKLLLVRSGTVSFSYDVGNGRRLLLGQLDCNNTLIGEIEALNNKPGIYTVTSKSDVCYNLIELKHWRELLLSQPELSLYTAQSIAAKFAENQQVNLDKLLLPLSYNIAKDCLTRARHSGPTTLRPYQTVIAEAERFATTERAYRRVVSELVEKGLVSRTDSGLKPVDEEALEEFIDNFLQR from the coding sequence ATGTTCCAATATCATTTCTCCTCAAATTTGGTTGAGCAACTGCTGTCATTTGCTGGCAATAGCTTTAATCAAGAGAAAGAAAAAACCTTACTACATCAAGGGCAACCATTTACAAAACTCTTGTTGGTACGCTCTGGCACAGTGTCGTTTAGTTATGATGTTGGCAACGGGCGCAGGTTATTACTTGGGCAACTCGATTGCAATAATACGCTGATCGGTGAAATTGAAGCGCTCAACAATAAACCAGGTATCTACACCGTCACCTCAAAAAGTGATGTCTGCTATAACCTAATTGAGCTTAAACATTGGCGTGAGTTATTACTGAGCCAACCTGAACTCAGTTTGTATACTGCGCAAAGTATTGCGGCAAAATTTGCTGAAAATCAGCAGGTAAACCTCGACAAACTGTTACTTCCCCTTAGTTATAATATTGCTAAAGATTGCTTAACCCGTGCTCGTCACAGCGGCCCAACCACACTCCGCCCTTATCAAACTGTGATTGCAGAGGCCGAACGATTTGCCACCACAGAGCGTGCTTATCGCCGTGTAGTCAGTGAATTAGTTGAAAAAGGCTTAGTCTCGCGCACCGATTCAGGCTTAAAACCAGTTGATGAAGAAGCACTTGAAGAATTTATCGATAATTTTTTACAACGCTAA
- the ubiM gene encoding 5-demethoxyubiquinol-8 5-hydroxylase UbiM — MMNKDLIIIGAGPSALALAKALAHSRLNITLIEQQSQQQCAQPDYDGRDIALTHQSLAILKQFDIWSKLQAHPIAAAKVQDGHSPYTLNFCEHTQPLGFLVSNHHLRQALYETVAPQPNVNFIWQTKVQQVIKSELGYRVTLCDGRQFDTPLLVAADSRFSATRRQVGISATIKDFARTAIVCRMRHQLAHQCTAHECFHYGHTLAILPLSEGESSIVVTANTDKAADLLALSDDEFNRFITNALAHSLGDMQLSTARFSYPLVGVFAAYFSKAHVALLGDAAVGMHPVTAHGFNLGLVGATRLAKVISEAIDKNDTYYSEQTLAAYHSEQQKEARMMYYGTNGIVQLFTSENPPAKLARKILLRFSNHFPPLKQAITAKLTQYG; from the coding sequence ATGATGAATAAAGATTTAATAATTATTGGCGCAGGTCCAAGCGCTCTTGCACTGGCAAAAGCCCTAGCTCACAGCCGCCTCAATATCACCTTGATTGAACAGCAAAGCCAGCAACAATGCGCCCAGCCAGACTATGATGGCCGCGATATTGCACTCACTCATCAATCATTGGCTATTTTAAAACAGTTTGATATTTGGTCGAAGCTGCAAGCACATCCCATTGCAGCGGCCAAGGTACAAGATGGTCATTCGCCCTATACACTTAATTTTTGCGAACACACACAACCACTTGGCTTTTTAGTGTCAAATCATCACCTGCGCCAAGCTTTATATGAAACAGTTGCACCGCAGCCAAATGTTAACTTTATTTGGCAAACCAAAGTGCAACAAGTAATAAAAAGTGAACTTGGCTATCGCGTCACACTCTGTGATGGCCGCCAATTTGATACTCCACTGTTAGTGGCTGCAGACTCTCGCTTTTCAGCAACGCGACGCCAAGTGGGAATAAGCGCCACTATCAAAGATTTTGCCCGCACCGCGATTGTTTGTCGGATGCGCCACCAATTAGCCCATCAATGCACAGCTCATGAGTGCTTTCATTACGGCCATACATTAGCGATTTTGCCCTTAAGTGAAGGTGAATCATCAATTGTGGTCACGGCAAATACAGACAAAGCTGCCGATTTATTGGCATTAAGTGATGATGAGTTCAACCGATTTATTACTAATGCTTTAGCTCATAGTCTAGGAGATATGCAATTAAGTACTGCGCGCTTTTCATATCCATTGGTAGGCGTATTTGCAGCGTATTTTAGTAAAGCGCATGTCGCATTACTTGGTGATGCTGCTGTGGGCATGCATCCGGTTACTGCTCATGGCTTTAACTTAGGATTAGTGGGTGCAACACGTTTGGCAAAAGTGATTTCTGAAGCTATTGATAAAAACGACACCTACTACAGCGAGCAGACACTTGCGGCCTATCACAGCGAACAGCAAAAAGAAGCGAGAATGATGTACTATGGCACCAACGGCATAGTGCAGTTATTTACCAGTGAAAATCCACCTGCTAAATTAGCACGAAAAATATTGCTGCGTTTTTCCAATCACTTTCCACCGCTAAAACAAGCAATTACAGCCAAGCTCACGCAATATGGCTGA